The DNA region GGGTGCACGACCTGGATGTGGGAGATGTGGTGCCGGTTGCCGCGCGGACCGTTCTGCACGAGCGCGGCCTCGACCGCATCGAGGCACTCGCGCACGGCGCGGTCGCCGATCGCGTGGAAGTGCAGCGTGAAGCCGAGGGCGTCGAGCCGGGTCGCGGCTTCTTTGAGCAGCTCCGGTTCGACGAAGGAGATCCCCGAATCCTCGCGCGGGTGCCCGTGGCCGTCGCAGTACGGTTCCAGCATCGCGGCGGTGAAGTTCTCGGCGACGCCGTCCTGCATGATCTTCACGCTGCGCGCCCGGAAGCGGCCGACCGTGCTCTCGTCCCGACGGCGCACGATGTCGTCGATCTGCTCCAGGCCCCGTGATCGATCCCACCACAGGGAGCCGACGACGCGACCGGTGAGCATCCCGGATGCGGCGGCGGTCCGATAGGCCGGGAGCGGATCGCCCGCATCGCCGTACTCGGTGCCGACGATCGCATCCTGCCAGGCCGTCACCCCGTAGGAGTGCAGGTGGCGCTGCCCCTGCAGGAGCGCCTCGACGAGCCGCTCGGGCGCCTCGGTCGGCAGGAGCCGGTTGACCAGGCCCATCGCGCCCTCGTGCAGCGTGCCGCTGGGGGCACCGGTCGCATCGCGCTCGATCCGCCCGTCCGCGGGGTCGGCCGTCTCGCGGGTGATGCCGGCGAGCGCGAGCGCACGGGAGTTGACCCAGGCACCGTGTCCGTCACGGTTCGGCAGGAACGCCGGGCGATCGGGCACGACGGGGTCGAGGTCCTCTGCCGTCGGTGTGCCTCCGGGGAACGCCGACATCTGCCATCCGCCCCCGAGGATCCACTCGTCGTCCGGGTGCGCGGCCGCATACCGGGCGATCCGGTCGAGGTACTCCTCGCGGGTGGCCAGAGCGGACAGATCGCAGCGGAGCATGTCCAACCCGCCCCACACCGGGTGCACGTGCGCGTCCTGGAAACCGGGCACCAGCAGTCCGCCGGCGAGGTCGATCACCTCGGTCTCCGGCCCGATCAGCGCCGCGACGTCGTGCCCCACCGCGCTGATGAACCCGTCCGTCACGGCGACCGCGTGCGCCGTGGTGCGCGCGGCATCGGCGAGGAACACCCGCCCTCCGCGCACGCCACCCGTGAAGACCAGATCTGCGTATCCCACCCTCAACCCCCTGCCATCGTGCGGGCGATCTCGGTCGCCGAGTCCCCCGCCCTCTTCAGAACCACGGCCACCAGCGCGAGCGCCAACAGCGTGAGCACGAGCATGATCGTCGACACCGCGGCGATCTCCGGACGCAAGCCGCTGCGCAGCGCGCTGAGCACGTAGACGGGCCACGGCGTCGTTCCCGACACCTGCACGAACGCCGACACGACCGTGTTGTCGAGGCTCAGCGTGAACGAGAGCAGGAACCCGGCGAGCACGGCCGGCATCGCGAGCGGCAGCGTGATCTTGAGGAACGTGCGCACGGGCGGCGCGTAGAGGTCGGCCGATGCCTCCTCCAGGCGGGCGTCGAGCCCGACCAGCCGCGCCCGCACGATGTACGACACGATGGCGATCGAGAACAGCGACTGCCCCACCACGAGTCTCATCGTGCCGTCGTTGAAGATGCCTATCCCGGCATCCTGCCCGAGGAACACCAGCCACGGCAGCAGCGCGACCGCGTCGACGATCTCGGGCGTGACCGACACGAGCAGCAGAAGCCCGAGGAACCACCACACCCACCTGCCGGGATTGCGTGCCATCGCGATGCCCGCCAGCGTGCCCAGCGCGGTGGCGAGCAGAGCCGCGAGCAGACCGGTGCGCACCGACACGAGCACGGCATCGCGGATCGCGGGCTTGTTCACGATCGCGAGGAACGAGTCGAAGCCGAAGTGGTCCCAGGACACCAGCAGGCGCCCGACGTTGAACGAGTACGCGATGATCACGAGAATCGGCAGGAACAGGAACAGGAACACCAGCGCCGCCCAGATCGGCAGCACGAAGCGTCCGGCTCCCCGGCGCACGCGCGGTGCCGTCATGGCGGTCTTCGTATCGGTCATGATCCCTCCCCCAGGACGAGTCGGTTGCGTTGTCTGAGCGGCAGGGTCAGGAGCCAGAGGAGTCCGGCCGCGACCGCGATCGAGAGCATGATGACGATGATCAGCAGCACGGCCATCGCCGAGCCCAATGCCCAGTTCTGCGCGGTCTGGAACTGGCTCGCCACCACCTGCCCGATCATGTTGCCCTTCGCTCCGCCCAGCACGGTGGCGGTGATGTAGTCGCCCATCAGCGGGATGTACACCAGGAGCACGCCGGCGATGATGCCGGGTCGGGCCAGCGGCACCGTCACCCGCAGGAAGGTCGTGATGCTGTTCGCGCCCAGGTCCTTGCTCGCCTCGCGCAGCGGTCCCGACACCCGGTCGAAGGCGACGAACAGCGGCAGGATCATCAGCGGCAGGTAGTTGTAGACGACGCCGAGGAGCACGGCGCCGCGCGAGTACAGCAGGTCGAGCGGACCGGGGATGACCCCGACCCCCTGCAGCAGCTGCGAGAGCCAGCCCTCGGGCGCGAGGATCACCTGCCAGCCGATGGTACGCACCAGGAAGTTGGTCCAGAACGGCACCATCACCAGCGCGAGAAGCAACCCCCGCTTCGAGGGCGGTGCCTTCACCGCGATCCAGTACGCGACCGGCCCGCCGATCACGAGGCACAGGGCCGTGCCCAGGATGCCGATCCACAGCGTGTTCAGGAACGTGCTGAAGAAGGTCGGCGAGAGCGCCTCGAGGTAGCGGTCGAACGAGAGGTGGTCGAGCGCATGCGTGGCGAAGATGCTCGGCTTGTATCCGAAGCTGAACACGATCACCATGAAGATCGGGGCGACGAAGAAGACGAGCAACCACACCCAGGCCGGGATGGCGAGACCGAACTTGAGCTTAGGCACCGGCAGCCGCCTTCATCGAGTTCCAGATCGAGACGACGCGGTCCTGTGCGTCCGTCAGCTTGCCCTCGTGCATCGTGGCCACCTGCTCCTCGTCGAAGAACACCATGTCGAGCCGTTCCAGCCCCGCGGCCTCCGCCTCCTCCCGGATCCCCGAGATGCCGGTGTCGTAGCCGATGTAGTCGACCTGTGCGAGCTGCACGTCGGGCTGCAGCACGAAGTCGATGAA from Microbacterium sp. SY138 includes:
- a CDS encoding ABC transporter permease, whose protein sequence is MPKLKFGLAIPAWVWLLVFFVAPIFMVIVFSFGYKPSIFATHALDHLSFDRYLEALSPTFFSTFLNTLWIGILGTALCLVIGGPVAYWIAVKAPPSKRGLLLALVMVPFWTNFLVRTIGWQVILAPEGWLSQLLQGVGVIPGPLDLLYSRGAVLLGVVYNYLPLMILPLFVAFDRVSGPLREASKDLGANSITTFLRVTVPLARPGIIAGVLLVYIPLMGDYITATVLGGAKGNMIGQVVASQFQTAQNWALGSAMAVLLIIVIMLSIAVAAGLLWLLTLPLRQRNRLVLGEGS
- a CDS encoding amidohydrolase, translated to MGYADLVFTGGVRGGRVFLADAARTTAHAVAVTDGFISAVGHDVAALIGPETEVIDLAGGLLVPGFQDAHVHPVWGGLDMLRCDLSALATREEYLDRIARYAAAHPDDEWILGGGWQMSAFPGGTPTAEDLDPVVPDRPAFLPNRDGHGAWVNSRALALAGITRETADPADGRIERDATGAPSGTLHEGAMGLVNRLLPTEAPERLVEALLQGQRHLHSYGVTAWQDAIVGTEYGDAGDPLPAYRTAAASGMLTGRVVGSLWWDRSRGLEQIDDIVRRRDESTVGRFRARSVKIMQDGVAENFTAAMLEPYCDGHGHPREDSGISFVEPELLKEAATRLDALGFTLHFHAIGDRAVRECLDAVEAALVQNGPRGNRHHISHIQVVHPDDIPRFRALDVTANMQMLWATLEPQMVDLTIPFLGAQRSAWQYPFGDLLRSGAALAAGSDWSVSTPNPMAAIHVAVNRRSAPTEWEGDYEPFLPEQAIDLATALVAYTAGSARVNHLDDTGTIAVGMRADLALLDRDPFEHPAEEIGLTEVRGTWVGGERVFDSVGD
- a CDS encoding ABC transporter permease, which encodes MTDTKTAMTAPRVRRGAGRFVLPIWAALVFLFLFLPILVIIAYSFNVGRLLVSWDHFGFDSFLAIVNKPAIRDAVLVSVRTGLLAALLATALGTLAGIAMARNPGRWVWWFLGLLLLVSVTPEIVDAVALLPWLVFLGQDAGIGIFNDGTMRLVVGQSLFSIAIVSYIVRARLVGLDARLEEASADLYAPPVRTFLKITLPLAMPAVLAGFLLSFTLSLDNTVVSAFVQVSGTTPWPVYVLSALRSGLRPEIAAVSTIMLVLTLLALALVAVVLKRAGDSATEIARTMAGG